A part of Miscanthus floridulus cultivar M001 chromosome 6, ASM1932011v1, whole genome shotgun sequence genomic DNA contains:
- the LOC136457988 gene encoding expansin-A9-like, giving the protein MDQMAMLLLLLSLCASRLDGAAAQQYWTPATATFYGGSDASGTMGGSCGYGDLYSAGYGTQTTALSTALYGGGASCGACYLVTCDASRTQYCKPGSPSVTVNYGDPNGWCNSPQQHFHMSQPAWETIGVYQAGIVPVNYRRVSCQRSGGIRFGISDHDYFELVTITNVGGAGAVAAVWIMGTGTDWLAMSRNWGENWQSGAYLTGKALSFKEQTDDGKVVVAYNVAPANWQFGSTYQASVNFY; this is encoded by the exons ATGGACCAGATGGCGATGCTACTTTTGTTGCTGAGCTTGTGCGCCTCTCGCCTTGACGGCGCAGCGGCGCAGCAGTACTGGACGCCGGCCACCGCGACGTTCTACGGCGGGAGCGACGCGTCCGGCACCATGG GCGGGTCGTGCGGGTACGGCGACCTGTACAGCGCCGGGTACGGGACGCAGACGACGGCGCTGAGCACGGCGCTCTACGGCGGCGGCGCCTCCTGCGGCGCGTGCTACCTCGTCACCTGCGACGCGTCGCGGACGCAGTACTGCAAGCCGGGGTCGCCGTCCGTCACAGTTAACTACGGCGACCCCAACGGGTGGTGCAA ctcGCCGCAGCAGCACTTCCACATGTCGCAGCCGGCATGGGAGACCATCGGCGTGTACCAGGCCGGCATCGTCCCCGTCAACTACCGGAGGGTCTCGTGCCAGCGCTCCGGCGGGATCAGGTTCGGCATCAGCGACCACGACTACTTCGAGCTCGTCACCATCACCAAcgtcggcggcgccggcgcggtGGCCGCGGTGTGGATCATGGGCACCGGCACGGACTGGCTGGCGATGAGCCGCAACTGGGGGGAGAACTGGCAGAGCGGGGCCTATCTCACTGGAAAGGCCCTGTCGTTCAAGGAGCAGACGGACGACGGCAAGGTCGTCGTGGCGTATAACGTGGCGCCGGCGAACTGGCAGTTCGGCAGCACCTACCAGGCCTCGGTCAACTTCTACTAG
- the LOC136457989 gene encoding germin-like protein 5-1 has product MARPRSSLLLRAVAVALVLSAAPSTLAGDPDYLQDLCVADLNSEVKVNGFPCKASATADDFFSSILAKPGATNTTSGSVVTGANVEKVPGLNTLGVSLSRIDYAPGGLNPPHTHPRATELVFVLYGTLDVGFVTTANKLVSKTVAQGDVFAFPRGLVHFQKNTGAEPAAVISAFNSQLPGTQSVAMTLFGASPELPDEVLAKAFQIPDEEVDKIKAKFAPKKD; this is encoded by the exons ATGGCCCGTCCTCGCTCGTCCCTGCTTCTTAGAGCGGTCGCGGTGGCGCTAGTCCTTTCCGCTGCGCCGTCCACGCTCGCCGGCGACCCCGACTACCTCCAGGACCTCTGCGTCGCCGACCTCAACTCCG AGGTGAAGGTGAACGGGTTCCCGTGCAAGGCGTCCGCCACCGCCGACGACTTCTTCTCGAGCATCCTGGCGAAGCCGGGCGCCACCAACACCACGTCCGGCTCCGTCGTCACAGGCGCCAACGTGGAGAAGGTCCCGGGGCTGAACACGCTGGGCGTCTCGCTGTCCCGCATCGACTACGCGCCGGGCGGGCTCAACCCGCCGCACACGCACCCGCGGGCCACCGAGCTCGTCTTCGTGCTCTACGGCACACTCGACGTCGGCTTCGTCACCACCGCCAACAAGCTCGTCTCCAAGACCGTCGCCCAGGGCGACGTCTTCGCTTTTCCGAGGGGCCTCGTGCACTTCCAGAAGAACACCGGCGCCGAGCCCGCCGCCGTCATCTCCGCATTCAACAGCCAGCTCCCCGGCACGCAGTCGGTCGCCATGACGCTCTTCGGGGCCTCGCCTGAGCTGCCTGACGAAGTGCTCGCCAAGGCGTTCCAGATCCCCGACGAGGAGGTGGACAAGATCAAGGCCAAGTTCGCGCCCAAGAAGGACTGA